The Enterobacter asburiae genomic sequence TGTCGGCAGCCGGGATAACCTGGTCGAACATTTCAACCACGTCGATCTCTGAACCCAGAGCATGGTACACGGTACCCATTTCCAGACCGATGATACCGCCGCCCATGACCAGCAGACGCTTAGGAACGGTTTTCAGCTCCAGCGCATCGGTGGAATCCCACACGCGTGGATCTTCATGCGGAATGAATGGCAGTTCGATTGGGCGAGAGCCTGCCGCGATGATCGCGTTGTCGAAGTTGATCACGGTTTTGCCGTTTTCGCCTTCCACTTCCAGGGTGTTCGCACCGGTGAATTTACCCAGACCGTTTACCACTTTCACTTTACGGCCTTTGGCCATACCCGCCAGACCGCCGGTCAGCTGAGTGATAACTTTCTCTTTCCAGGTACGAATTTTGTCGATATCGGTTTTCGGCTCGCCGAAGACGATACCGTGTTCAGCCAGCGCTTTGGCTTCTTCGATAACTTTCGCTACGTGCAGCAGCGCTTTAGAAGGGATACAGCCGACGTTCAGACAAACACCGCCGAGGGTGCTGTAACGTTCTACGATGACGGTTTCCAGACCTAAATCCGCTGCACGGAATGCTGCGGAGTAACCTGCCGGGCCTGCCCCAAGTACTACGACCTGAGTTTTGATTTCTGTGCTCATCATGACCTCTTAATTTATACCCGTCGTCCACCGGGTCGTTCTATCCGCCCGCAGTTTACAAAATTGTTAACAATTTTGAAACAACAAACGGCTCACGAATTGTCGCTTTCGCCAATAACCTCACAAACACCATGAGATTATCAGAAAAAAGCCGGCCGACTGGCCGGCTTTTCGATTACATCACCAGGCGGCGAATGTCGCTCAGCATGTTGTTGATGATGGTGATGAAGCGCGCACCATCAGCACCGTCGATCACGCGGTGGTCGAAGGACAGAGAGATTGGCATCATCAGACGCGGCACGAACTCTTTGCCATTCCACACCGGCTCCATCGCGGACTTGGACACACCGAGGATAGCCACTTCCGGCGCGTTAACAATCGGTGCGAAGTGGGTGGTACCCAGGCCGCCGATGCTGGAGATAGTGAAGCAGCCGCCCTGCATTTCGCCGGCAGTCAGCTTACCATCACGCGCTTTCTTGGAGATCACGGTCAGTTCACGGGACAGCTCAGTGATGCTCTTCTTGTTCACGTCTTTGAAGACCGGAACAACCAGACCATTTGGCGTATCAACCGCAACACCGATGTTGATGTATTTCTTCAGCGTCAGCTTCTGGCCGTCTTCGGACAGGGAGCTGTTGAAGCGTGGCATCTGCTCAAGGGCAGCGGCAACGGCTTTCATGATGAAGACTACTGGGGTGAATTTCACGTCCAGTTTGCGCTTCTCAGCTTCAGCGTTCTGCTGTTTACGGAACGCTTCCAGATCGGTGATATCGGTTTTGTCGAAGTGCGTAACGTGCGGGATCATCACCCAGTTACGGCTCAGGTTAGCACCAGAGATTTTCTGGATGCGGCCCAGCTCCACTTCTTCGATTTCGCCGAACTTGCTGAAGTCCACTTTCGGCCATGGCAGCATGCCCGGGATACCGCCGCCAGCGGCTGCAGCTGGTGCAGCTTCGGCGCGTTTCACCGCGTCTTTCACGTAGGTCTGAACGTCTTCGCGCAGGATACGACCCTTACGGCCGGTTCCTTTCACTTTCGCCAGGTTCACACCGAACTCGCGCGCCAGGCGACGAATCAGCGGGGTCGCGTGGACGTAAGCGTCGTTTTCAGCGAACTCAGATTTTTCTGCTTTAGCAGCAGGGGCAGCGGCTGGTTTAGCAGCCTGAGCCGGTGCTGGAGCAGCCGCGGCAGCCGGAGCTGCGGCAGGCGCAGCGCCTTCCACTTCGAAGACCATGATCAGAGAGCCGGTAGACACTTTGTCGCCGGTGCTGATCTTGATCTCTTTAACGGTACCCGCGAACGGCGCCGGCACTTCCATAGAAGCTTTGTCGCCTTCAACGGTGATCAGTGACTGTTCAGCGGCAACTTTGTCGCCCACTTTCACCATCACTTCGGTCACTTCAACTTCGTCACCGCCGATGTCCGGTACGTTAACGTCTTTCGCGCCGCCAGCAGCTGCTGGTGCAGCAGCCGGAGCCGGAGCAGCGGCCTGCGCAGGCGCGGCAGCAGGTGCAGCACCCGCCACTTCGAAGATCATGATAAGCGACCCGGTAGACACTTTGTCGCCGGTGTTGATCTTGATCTCTTTAACGGTACCCGCGAACGGAGCCGGCACTTCCATAGAGGCTTTGTCGCCTTCTACGGTGATCAGTGACTGCTCAGCCGCAACGGTGTCGCCCACTTTCACCAGGATTTCAGTGACTTCAACTTCGTCACCGCCGATGTCAGGCACGTTCACTTCTTTCGCGCTCGCGGCAGCTGCTGGAGCAGCGGCGGCCGGAGCGGCTTTCTTCTCTTCCTGCGCAGGTGCAGCAGCTGCTGCACCGTCGGCGGAATCGAAAATCATGATCAGTTTGCCAGTCTCGGTTTTATCGCCAACAGAGACTTTGATCTCTTTAACGATGCCAGCCTGAGGAGACGGGACTTCCATAGAGGCTTTGTCGCCTTCTACGGTGATCAGCGACTGTTCAGCTTCAACTTTGTCGCCTACTTTGACCAGGATCTCGGTGATTTCAACTTCATCAGCCCCGATGTCCGGTACATTGATTTCGATAGCCATTATTCTTTTACCTCTTACGCCAGACGCGGGTTAACTTTTTCTGCATCGATGTTGAATTTGGTGATTGCGTCCGCAACCACTTTCTTATCGATTTCGCCACGTTTAGCCAGTTCGCCCAGTGCTGCTACAACCACGTAAGAAGCATCAACTTCGAAGTGGTGACGCAGGTTTTCGCGGCTGTCAGAACGACCGAAGCCGTCAGTACCCAGAACGCGATAATCATCAGCTGGAACGTAAGTACGAACCTGCTCAGCGAACAGTTTCATATAGTCAGTAGACGCCACCGCTGGCGCGTCGTTCATCACCTGAGCGATGTACGGAACGCGTGGAGTTTCCAGTGGGTGCAGCATGTTCCAGCGCTCACAATCCTGGCCATCACGCGCCAGTTCAGTGAAGGAGGTCACAGAGTACACGTCGGAACCCACGCCGTAGTCTTTCGCCAGGATCTGCGCTGCTTCACGTACGTGACGCAGGATAGAGCCGGAGCCCAGCAGCTGAACTTTACCTTTGCTACCTTCGATGGTTTCGAGTTTATAGATACCTTTACGGATACCTTCCTCGGCACCTGCTGGCATTGCCGGCATGTGGTAGTTTTCGTTCAGGGTGGTGATGTAGTAGTAAATGTTCTCTTGCGCTTCACCGTACATGCGCTGCAGACCGTCATGCATGATGACTGCCACTTCGTACGCGTAAGACGGGTCGTAAGAGATACAGTTAGGGATAGTCAGAGACTGAATGTGGCTGTGGCCATCTTCGTGCTGCAGACCTTCACCGTTCAGAGTCGTACGACCGGAGGTACCGCCTACCAGGAAGCCGCGAGCCTGCTGGTCGCCTGCCTGCCAGCACAGGTCACCGATACGCTGGAACCCGAACATGGAGTAGTAGATGTAGAACGGGATCATCGGCAGGTTGTTGGTGCTGTAAGAGGTCGCAGCAGCCAGCCAGGATGCGCCTGCGCCCAGCTCGTTGATACCTTCCTGCAGGATCTGACCTTTCTCGTCTTCTTTGTAGTATGCAACCTGCTCACGGTCCTGCGGGGTGTACTGCTGGCCGTTCGGGCTGTAGATACCGATCTGACGGAACAGACCTTCCATACCGAAAGTACGCGCTTCGTCGGCGATGATTGGAACCAGACGATCTTTGATCGACTTGTTCTTCAGCATCACGTTCAGGGCACGAACGAAAGCGATGGTGGTGGAGATCTCTTTGTTCTGCTCTTCCAGCAGCTGAGAGAAGTCTTCCAGCGCTGGCAGTTCCAGCTTCTCGGTGAAGTTAGGCTGACGAGCTGGCAGGTAGCCTTTCAGCGCCTGACGACGTTCGTGCAGGTACTTGTGCTCTTCAGAACCTTCCGGGAAGGTGATGTAAGACAGGTTTTCTACCTGCTCATCGGTCACTGGAACGTTGAAACGGTCGCGGATATAACGCACGCCGTCCATGTTCATTTTCTTAACCTGGTGAGCGATGTTTTTACCTTCTGCGGTATCACCCATGCCGTAACCTTTGATGGTATGGGCCAGGATTACAGTCGCTTTACCTTTGGTTTCGCGCGCTTTTTTCAGTGCAGCGTAGACTTTCTTCGGATCGTGACCACCGCGGTTCAGGGCCCAGATCTGCTCATCAGTCCAGTCTGCAACCAGTGCTGCGGTTTCAGGATATTTACCGAAGAAGTGCTCACGAACGTAGGCACCGTCTTTGGATTTGAAGGTCTGGTAGTCGCCGTCAACGGTTTCGTTCATCAGCTGGATCAGTTTACCGCTGGTATCTTTACGCAGCAGCTCATCCCAACGACCGCCCCACATGACTTTGATCACGTTCCAGCCAGCACCTGCGAAGATGCCTTCCAGTTCGTTGATGATCTTGCCGTTACCGGTTACCGGACCATCCAGACGCTGCAGGTTACAGTTGATGATGAAGCACAGGTTGTCCAGCTTCTCACGGGTTGCGATGGTGATCGCACCTTTGGATTCTGGCTCATCCATTTCGCCGTCGCCCAGGAAGGCGTAAACGGTCTGCTCAGAGGTGTCTTTCAAACCACGGTGTTCCAGGTATTTCAGGAATTTAGCCTGGTAGATCGCACCGATTGGGCCCAGACCCATAGATACGGTCGGGAACTGCCAGAATTCAGGCATCAGTTTAGGGTGCGGGTAAGAAGACAGACCTTTACCGTGTACTTCCTGACGGAAGTTGTTCATCTGCTCTTCAGTCAGACGACCTTCCAGGAATGCACGTGCATAGATGCCCGGAGAGATGTGGCCCTGGAAGTACACCAGATCGCCGCCGTCTTTCTCGTTCGCTGCACGGAAGAAGTGGTTGAAGCACACTTCGTAAACGGTCGCAGAAGACTGGAAGGACGCCATGTGGCCACCCAGTTCCAGGTCTTTCTTGGATGCGCGCAGAACGGTCATGATGGCGTTCCAGCGGATTGCAGAACGGATACGACGTTCCAGATCCAGATTGCCCGGGTATTCCGGTTCGTCTTCGACGGCAATCGTGTTTACGTAGTTGCTAGCCCCTGCACCTGAAGCAACCTTCACACCGCCTTTGCGGGCTTCAGAAAGCAGCTGATCAATCAGATACTGAGCGCGCTCAACACCTTCTTCACGGATGACCGATTCGATCGCCTGTAGCCAGTCGCGAGTTTCGATCGGATCCACGTCATTTTGGAGACGTTCTGACATGGGGGTATTCCTTATCTATCTAATACGTTGATTTGTCTGGAACCTGTCCCATTGTGCTCTTGGGCAAGAACACAATAAGACAGGTTCTGCGTTTAGTTGCCGCGCTCTAAAAGTACCTGGCGCTTAATCCTTTCGTTGCTGTATGCGGCGTAATGAACGTTCGCGACGCGATTGTTCACGGCTGCGGTCCAGCAAGATTTCCTCAATGAAAGCCAGATGGCGGTGCGACGCTTCGCGCGCCTGCTCCGGTTCCCCGGCCATTATCGCCTCGAATACTCGGGTGCGATGGTTGCTTACCAGTGGGAGCATGTCCCGACGGGCATACAACAATTCAAAATTCTGACGAACGTTCTGGGCCAGCATGGGCTCCATGCAGCGTAGCAGATGGAGGAGCACCACGTTGTGGGCCGCTTCGGTGACGGCAATTTGATACTGGACGACGGCGCTAGACTCGGCGTCTAAGTCGCCGGACTGCTGTGCCCGTTCAATGGCCTGATGCAGTTCGCGGATACGCACGCGATCTTCATCAGTGCTGCGAAGGGCGGCGTAATAGGCCGCAATACCTTCAAGCGCGTGACGGGTCTCAAGCAGATCAAACTGGGATTCTGGGTGGTCAGAGAGAAGTTCTACCAGCGGATCGCTGAAGCTCTGCCACAGGCTGTTTTGCACAAAGGTTCCGCCGCCCTGGCGACGAAGCAGCAAGCCCTTTGCTTCGAGACGTTGAATCGCCTCACGCAGAGAGGGACGTGAAACGTCGAACTGTTTTGCCAGCTCGCGTTCTGGCGGAAGTTTCTCACCCGGGCGCAGAGTCCCTTCGAGGATTAAAAACTCCAGCTGCTGCTCAATCACATCAGATAGTTTTGGTTGGCGAATTTTGCTGTAGGCCATATTCCCTGTCTTACGCCTTTTTGCCCGGAGTCAATTGGTCTTACCAATTTCTATTTCGTATCGCTAAAGTAACAAAGTATTCACCTTCTGTCCATATTGGTTTTGATTGAAATCAGTAAACCCTGCACATTTTAACAACCTTACAGAAATAACGTTTCAGAAATGTAACTTTGCACAAATGAGTTGATTACTCCCAAAGAGGGAGTTTTAACCATAATGAAACGAGGGTTTTTGCAATCTGAAGCGATTCAACAAGGCAAATAATGAAAATTCGCCCACTTATGGCGCATTTCTATTCTATAGGTTGGGTTAGAACGAATTAGCGGGCCGATTTACAAATGCTTTCTTTTTATTCAAGTCGTCATCACCCTTTCATAAAGCAGGTGCATTCGCTGGCGCTTACCACTATTCTTGCGCTTACGGAAGTCATCTCCGCTTTTTTCGGTCTCGTTAACCGTAAAGAAATAAATACAGATATGGATTTTCATAATTACACACGCACAGCGTGAACATAACAACCACACACGAGGTTTCAAATGGAAGCTCAACAGCACGGCGATCAGCTAAAGCGCGGGCTTAAAAACCGCCATATACAGCTCATCGCACTGGGCGGTGCGATTGGTACCGGCCTGTTTCTGGGCAGCGCGTCCGTTATCCAGTCAGCCGGTCCCGGCATTATTTTGGGTTACGCGATAGCCGGTTTTATTGCCTTTCTGATTATGCGCCAGCTGGGTGAAATGGTCGTTGAAGAGCCGGTCGCAGGCTCCTTCAGCCACTTTGCCTATAAATACTGGGGCAGCTTTGCCGGTTTTGCCTCGGGCTGGAACTACTGGGTGCTGTACGTTCTGGTTGCCATGGCTGAGCTTACCGCCGTCGGGAAATACATTCAGTTCTGGTATCCCGAGATCCCAACCTGGGCCTCCGCAGCGGCTTTCTTCGTTATTATTAACGCCATTAACCTGACCAACGTAAAAGTGTTCGGGGAAATGGAGTTCTGGTTTGCCATTATTAAGGTGATTGCCGTAGTGGCGATGATCATCTTCGGCGGCTGGCTGCTGTTCAGCGGCAACGGCGGCCCGCAGGCAACCGTGCGCAACCTCTGGGAACAGGGCGGATTCCTGCCTCACGGCATGACCGGCCTGGTAATGATGATGGCCATTATCATGTTCTCCTTCGGCGGCCTGGAGCTGGTGGGCATCACCGCCGCGGAAGCCGACAACCCGGAGCAGAGCATTCCAAAAGCCACTAACCAGGTTATCTACCGCATCCTGATCTTCTACGTGGGCTCGCTGGCCGTGCTGCTCTCCCTGCTGCCGTGGACGCGCGTGACCGCTGACACCAGCCCGTTTGTGCTGATCTTCCACGAGCTGGGCGATACCTTTGTAGCAAACGCACTCAACGTGGTTGTTCTGACCGCAGCGCTCTCCGTTTACAACAGCTGCGTATACTGCAACAGCCGTATGCTGTTCGGCCTGGCCCAGCAGGGCAACGCGCCAAAAGCGCTGCTCAACGTTGATAAGCGCGGCGTGCCGGTAAACACCATTCTGGTTTCGGCGGTTGTGACCGCGCTGTGCGTGCTCATTAACTACCTGGCACCGGAATCGGCGTTTGGCCTGCTGATGGCGCTGGTGGTCTCTGCCCTGGTCATCAACTGGGCGATGATCAGCCTGGCGCACATGAAGTTCC encodes the following:
- the aceF gene encoding pyruvate dehydrogenase complex dihydrolipoyllysine-residue acetyltransferase; protein product: MAIEINVPDIGADEVEITEILVKVGDKVEAEQSLITVEGDKASMEVPSPQAGIVKEIKVSVGDKTETGKLIMIFDSADGAAAAAPAQEEKKAAPAAAAPAAAASAKEVNVPDIGGDEVEVTEILVKVGDTVAAEQSLITVEGDKASMEVPAPFAGTVKEIKINTGDKVSTGSLIMIFEVAGAAPAAAPAQAAAPAPAAAPAAAGGAKDVNVPDIGGDEVEVTEVMVKVGDKVAAEQSLITVEGDKASMEVPAPFAGTVKEIKISTGDKVSTGSLIMVFEVEGAAPAAAPAAAAAPAPAQAAKPAAAPAAKAEKSEFAENDAYVHATPLIRRLAREFGVNLAKVKGTGRKGRILREDVQTYVKDAVKRAEAAPAAAAGGGIPGMLPWPKVDFSKFGEIEEVELGRIQKISGANLSRNWVMIPHVTHFDKTDITDLEAFRKQQNAEAEKRKLDVKFTPVVFIMKAVAAALEQMPRFNSSLSEDGQKLTLKKYINIGVAVDTPNGLVVPVFKDVNKKSITELSRELTVISKKARDGKLTAGEMQGGCFTISSIGGLGTTHFAPIVNAPEVAILGVSKSAMEPVWNGKEFVPRLMMPISLSFDHRVIDGADGARFITIINNMLSDIRRLVM
- the aceE gene encoding pyruvate dehydrogenase (acetyl-transferring), homodimeric type, translating into MSERLQNDVDPIETRDWLQAIESVIREEGVERAQYLIDQLLSEARKGGVKVASGAGASNYVNTIAVEDEPEYPGNLDLERRIRSAIRWNAIMTVLRASKKDLELGGHMASFQSSATVYEVCFNHFFRAANEKDGGDLVYFQGHISPGIYARAFLEGRLTEEQMNNFRQEVHGKGLSSYPHPKLMPEFWQFPTVSMGLGPIGAIYQAKFLKYLEHRGLKDTSEQTVYAFLGDGEMDEPESKGAITIATREKLDNLCFIINCNLQRLDGPVTGNGKIINELEGIFAGAGWNVIKVMWGGRWDELLRKDTSGKLIQLMNETVDGDYQTFKSKDGAYVREHFFGKYPETAALVADWTDEQIWALNRGGHDPKKVYAALKKARETKGKATVILAHTIKGYGMGDTAEGKNIAHQVKKMNMDGVRYIRDRFNVPVTDEQVENLSYITFPEGSEEHKYLHERRQALKGYLPARQPNFTEKLELPALEDFSQLLEEQNKEISTTIAFVRALNVMLKNKSIKDRLVPIIADEARTFGMEGLFRQIGIYSPNGQQYTPQDREQVAYYKEDEKGQILQEGINELGAGASWLAAATSYSTNNLPMIPFYIYYSMFGFQRIGDLCWQAGDQQARGFLVGGTSGRTTLNGEGLQHEDGHSHIQSLTIPNCISYDPSYAYEVAVIMHDGLQRMYGEAQENIYYYITTLNENYHMPAMPAGAEEGIRKGIYKLETIEGSKGKVQLLGSGSILRHVREAAQILAKDYGVGSDVYSVTSFTELARDGQDCERWNMLHPLETPRVPYIAQVMNDAPAVASTDYMKLFAEQVRTYVPADDYRVLGTDGFGRSDSRENLRHHFEVDASYVVVAALGELAKRGEIDKKVVADAITKFNIDAEKVNPRLA
- the pdhR gene encoding pyruvate dehydrogenase complex transcriptional repressor PdhR, whose amino-acid sequence is MAYSKIRQPKLSDVIEQQLEFLILEGTLRPGEKLPPERELAKQFDVSRPSLREAIQRLEAKGLLLRRQGGGTFVQNSLWQSFSDPLVELLSDHPESQFDLLETRHALEGIAAYYAALRSTDEDRVRIRELHQAIERAQQSGDLDAESSAVVQYQIAVTEAAHNVVLLHLLRCMEPMLAQNVRQNFELLYARRDMLPLVSNHRTRVFEAIMAGEPEQAREASHRHLAFIEEILLDRSREQSRRERSLRRIQQRKD
- the aroP gene encoding aromatic amino acid transporter AroP encodes the protein MEAQQHGDQLKRGLKNRHIQLIALGGAIGTGLFLGSASVIQSAGPGIILGYAIAGFIAFLIMRQLGEMVVEEPVAGSFSHFAYKYWGSFAGFASGWNYWVLYVLVAMAELTAVGKYIQFWYPEIPTWASAAAFFVIINAINLTNVKVFGEMEFWFAIIKVIAVVAMIIFGGWLLFSGNGGPQATVRNLWEQGGFLPHGMTGLVMMMAIIMFSFGGLELVGITAAEADNPEQSIPKATNQVIYRILIFYVGSLAVLLSLLPWTRVTADTSPFVLIFHELGDTFVANALNVVVLTAALSVYNSCVYCNSRMLFGLAQQGNAPKALLNVDKRGVPVNTILVSAVVTALCVLINYLAPESAFGLLMALVVSALVINWAMISLAHMKFRRAKQQQGVTTRFPALLYPLGNWVCLVFMAAVLVIMLITPGMAISVYLIPVWIAILGVGYLFSQKSRNAMKAH